From a region of the Rhodococcus sp. 4CII genome:
- a CDS encoding aldo/keto reductase, whose translation MTNIPTVQLSEGFTVSAQGYGAMSVAPVYGPVDAAEALATLHHAIDIGVTFIDTANVYGDGASEIAVGTVLKERRDEVQLATKFGLVGNIANGRRSINGKPEYVSQALDESLTRLGVDTVDLYYLHRVDPEVPIEDTVGAIAEQVKAGKVRNIGLSEATGDELRRASRVHPIAAVQSEWSIWSRDVEKHVVPAAAELGIGFVPYSPVGRGFLTGTYDPAVLGDNDLRRRFPRFGDDALPANLKVLDVVREVAAELDATPAQVSLAWLDAKGREFGLPSVSIPGTRFAARVTENAGALALTLTEGQIARLDLLADLTVGERTADPTWVSLGRE comes from the coding sequence ATGACCAACATCCCCACCGTGCAGTTGTCCGAAGGCTTCACCGTCAGTGCCCAGGGCTACGGCGCCATGTCCGTCGCCCCCGTGTACGGCCCCGTCGACGCCGCGGAGGCGCTCGCGACCCTCCACCACGCCATCGACATCGGCGTGACCTTCATCGACACAGCCAATGTGTACGGCGACGGCGCGAGTGAGATCGCGGTGGGCACGGTGCTGAAGGAACGGCGCGACGAGGTGCAGTTGGCCACCAAGTTCGGGCTCGTCGGCAACATCGCGAACGGCCGGCGCAGCATCAACGGCAAGCCCGAGTACGTGTCGCAGGCTCTCGACGAATCGCTGACCCGGCTCGGTGTCGATACCGTCGACCTCTACTACCTGCACCGCGTCGACCCCGAGGTGCCCATCGAGGACACCGTCGGTGCGATCGCGGAACAAGTGAAGGCCGGGAAGGTCCGCAACATCGGACTGTCCGAGGCCACCGGCGACGAACTGCGTCGCGCGTCGCGGGTGCATCCCATCGCCGCGGTCCAGAGCGAGTGGAGCATCTGGAGTCGCGACGTCGAGAAGCACGTGGTTCCCGCGGCGGCGGAACTGGGCATCGGCTTCGTGCCGTACTCGCCGGTCGGCCGCGGCTTCCTCACCGGAACGTACGACCCGGCCGTGCTCGGCGACAACGATCTGCGCCGGCGCTTCCCGCGTTTCGGCGACGACGCGTTACCCGCGAACCTGAAGGTGCTGGACGTCGTCCGCGAGGTCGCCGCCGAGCTCGACGCGACACCCGCCCAGGTGTCGCTGGCGTGGCTGGACGCAAAGGGCCGCGAGTTCGGACTGCCGTCCGTGTCGATCCCCGGCACCCGGTTCGCGGCGCGGGTGACGGAAAACGCGGGCGCGCTCGCGCTGACGCTGACCGAGGGGCAGATCGCGCGCCTGGACCTGCTCGCGGACCTCACCGTCGGCGAGCGCACGGCCGATCCGACCTGGGTGTCGCTGGGCCGCGAGTGA
- a CDS encoding TIGR03086 family metal-binding protein has product MPFDWFELARIAHREFGARVAAITDWSAPTPDREWDVTHLVRHVIEEQQWVPPLLAGKTVGEATPDIEPLHGDMRSEWERYSDAAIRAWLSTDPHTQVHLSYGTVPLEPYLRQQIADVTIHAWDLAKATGSDDTLDAHLVAGVWSDLDGQREMLSESGLFDDPVDVPADAPLQDRLIALTGRDPRQRI; this is encoded by the coding sequence ATGCCATTCGACTGGTTCGAACTCGCCCGCATCGCCCACCGCGAGTTCGGTGCACGGGTCGCCGCGATCACCGACTGGTCGGCGCCCACCCCGGACCGCGAATGGGACGTCACGCATCTGGTGCGGCACGTCATCGAGGAACAGCAATGGGTTCCTCCACTACTGGCCGGGAAGACGGTCGGCGAAGCGACCCCGGACATCGAGCCCCTGCACGGCGACATGCGGTCGGAATGGGAGCGGTATTCGGACGCGGCCATCCGGGCATGGTTGTCGACGGACCCGCATACGCAGGTGCACCTGTCCTACGGCACGGTCCCGCTCGAGCCGTATCTGCGGCAGCAGATCGCCGACGTCACCATCCACGCGTGGGACCTCGCCAAGGCCACCGGATCCGACGACACGCTCGATGCGCACCTCGTCGCCGGCGTCTGGTCCGATCTCGACGGCCAACGCGAGATGCTGTCCGAGAGCGGTCTGTTCGACGACCCCGTCGACGTCCCCGCCGACGCGCCGCTGCAGGATCGCCTGATCGCCCTCACCGGTCGCGATCCCCGGCAACGCATTTAA
- the ilvD gene encoding dihydroxy-acid dehydratase — MSTSDPKPRSRDVTDGLEKTAARGMLRAVGMGDDDWGKSQIGVASSWNEITPCNLSLDRLAKAVKDGVHAGGGYPMEFGTISVSDGISMGHEGMHFSLVSREVIADSVETVMQAERLDGSVLLAGCDKSLPGMLMAAARLDLASVFLYAGSILPGIAKLSDGTERDVTIIDAFEAVGACSRGLMSREDVDAIERAICPGEGACGGMYTANTMASAAEALGMSLPGSASPPATDRRRDGFARRSGQAVVELLRRGITARDILTKEAFENAIAVVMAFGGSTNAVLHLLAIASEADVELTLDDFSRVGARVPHLADVKPFGKHVMKDVDHIGGVPVIMKALLDAGMLHGDCLTVTGRTMAENLADIAPPDPDGKVLRAMSAPIHPTGGITILKGSLAPGGAVVKSAGFDSDVFTGTARVFERERAAMDALEDGTITNGDVVVIRYEGPKGGPGMREMLAITGAIKGAGLGKDVLLLTDGRFSGGTTGLCVGHVAPEAVDGGPIAFVRDGDQIRLDVGTGTLELLVDEAELASRKDGWEPLPPRYTRGVLAKYTKLVGSASGGAVCG; from the coding sequence ATGAGTACCTCGGATCCGAAACCCCGCAGCCGCGACGTCACCGACGGACTGGAGAAGACCGCAGCGCGCGGAATGCTCCGTGCGGTCGGCATGGGCGACGACGACTGGGGCAAGTCGCAGATCGGGGTGGCGTCGTCCTGGAACGAGATCACCCCGTGCAACCTGTCCCTCGACCGGCTCGCGAAGGCCGTCAAGGACGGCGTCCACGCGGGCGGCGGATATCCCATGGAGTTCGGCACCATCTCCGTGTCCGACGGCATCTCGATGGGCCATGAGGGCATGCACTTCTCGCTCGTGTCCCGCGAGGTCATCGCCGACAGCGTGGAAACGGTGATGCAGGCCGAGCGTCTCGACGGGTCGGTGCTGCTCGCCGGTTGCGACAAGTCACTGCCCGGCATGCTGATGGCCGCGGCCCGCCTGGATCTCGCGAGCGTCTTCCTCTACGCCGGGTCGATCCTGCCGGGCATCGCGAAACTGTCCGACGGCACCGAACGCGACGTCACCATCATCGACGCGTTCGAGGCGGTCGGCGCCTGCTCCCGCGGCCTGATGAGCCGCGAGGACGTCGACGCCATCGAGCGCGCCATCTGTCCCGGCGAAGGCGCGTGCGGCGGGATGTACACCGCGAACACCATGGCCAGTGCCGCCGAGGCGCTCGGCATGTCGCTGCCCGGGAGCGCGTCCCCGCCCGCCACCGACCGCCGTCGCGACGGATTCGCGCGGCGCAGCGGACAAGCGGTCGTCGAACTGCTCCGCCGCGGCATCACCGCCCGGGACATCCTCACCAAGGAGGCGTTCGAGAACGCCATCGCCGTGGTCATGGCGTTCGGCGGTTCCACCAACGCCGTGCTGCACCTGCTGGCGATTGCCAGCGAGGCCGACGTCGAATTGACGCTCGACGACTTCTCCCGCGTCGGCGCCCGGGTCCCGCACCTGGCGGACGTCAAACCGTTCGGCAAGCACGTGATGAAGGACGTCGACCACATCGGCGGCGTCCCCGTCATCATGAAGGCCCTGCTCGACGCCGGGATGCTGCACGGCGACTGCCTCACCGTCACCGGCCGGACCATGGCCGAGAACTTGGCGGACATCGCGCCTCCCGACCCGGACGGCAAGGTGCTCCGCGCGATGAGCGCACCCATCCACCCGACCGGCGGCATCACGATCCTCAAGGGTTCCCTCGCTCCGGGTGGTGCGGTGGTGAAATCAGCCGGTTTCGACTCCGACGTGTTCACCGGCACCGCCCGCGTCTTCGAACGGGAACGGGCCGCGATGGACGCTCTCGAGGACGGCACCATCACGAACGGCGACGTCGTCGTGATCCGCTACGAGGGGCCGAAGGGCGGCCCCGGGATGCGCGAAATGCTCGCGATCACGGGGGCGATCAAGGGCGCCGGCCTGGGCAAGGACGTCCTCCTGCTCACCGACGGTCGTTTCTCCGGTGGCACCACCGGACTGTGCGTGGGCCACGTGGCGCCGGAGGCCGTCGACGGAGGTCCCATCGCGTTCGTCCGCGACGGCGACCAGATCCGATTGGATGTCGGCACGGGCACGCTGGAACTGCTCGTCGACGAAGCGGAATTGGCTTCTCGGAAGGACGGGTGGGAGCCGCTGCCCCCGCGCTACACCCGCGGGGTCCTCGCCAAGTACACGAAGCTCGTCGGTTCCGCCTCGGGCGGCGCCGTCTGCGGGTAG
- a CDS encoding S1 family peptidase has translation MLKRFAAVVAATAGILGFVAAGSATAAPAAVLGGGSGIVVNDELVCSLTTIGHDNAGRLVGLTAGHCGEAGSYVVAEANQDAGIVGTFVVSNPALDYAVIQFDPNKVVPVNRVGGVTITQIGAPAAFPQVACKEGRTTGNTCGIVYGDLMQTGETWTQACVIEGDSGAPMVVGTTLVAMVNAYLAAPCVGPEIGTNLNSIVNDMNASGGPGAGFRPI, from the coding sequence ATGTTGAAACGATTCGCGGCGGTTGTTGCGGCAACAGCGGGAATTCTGGGATTCGTTGCGGCGGGGTCCGCGACAGCAGCTCCGGCCGCCGTCTTGGGGGGCGGTTCGGGGATTGTGGTGAACGACGAACTCGTCTGTTCGCTCACCACCATCGGGCACGACAACGCGGGCCGGCTCGTCGGACTGACGGCCGGCCACTGCGGTGAGGCGGGCTCGTACGTGGTGGCCGAGGCGAACCAGGACGCCGGCATCGTCGGCACGTTCGTCGTCTCCAATCCGGCCCTCGACTATGCGGTGATCCAGTTCGACCCCAACAAGGTCGTCCCGGTCAACCGGGTCGGGGGCGTCACCATCACGCAGATCGGCGCACCCGCAGCCTTCCCGCAGGTCGCGTGCAAGGAAGGCCGCACCACCGGAAACACGTGCGGCATCGTCTACGGCGACCTCATGCAGACCGGGGAGACGTGGACCCAGGCCTGCGTGATCGAGGGTGACTCCGGCGCACCGATGGTCGTCGGCACGACCCTGGTGGCCATGGTCAACGCCTACCTCGCGGCGCCGTGCGTCGGCCCGGAGATCGGCACCAACCTCAACTCGATCGTCAACGACATGAACGCGAGCGGCGGTCCGGGGGCGGGCTTCCGGCCCATTTAG